One window from the genome of Bubalus kerabau isolate K-KA32 ecotype Philippines breed swamp buffalo chromosome 17, PCC_UOA_SB_1v2, whole genome shotgun sequence encodes:
- the LOC129631650 gene encoding cytochrome P450 2B4-like: MELSVLLLFALLTGLLVLLARGRPKAHGRLPPGPRPLPFLGNLLQMDRKGLLKSFLRLQQKYGDVFMVYLGPRPVVIICGTKAIREALVDQAEVFSGRGKIAVVDPIFQGHGVVFANGERWKALRRFSLATMRDFGMGKRSVEEQIQEEAQCLVEELRKSQGALQDPVFYFHSITANIICSTVFGKRFDYRDPEFLRLLELLFQSFVLISSLSSQLFELYSSILKYFPGSHRQIYKNLQEINVFIGRSVEQHRETLDPNAPRDFIDCYLLRMEKDKSNPQSQFDHQNLIMSVLSLFFAGTETTSTTLRYGFLLMLKYPHIAERIHKEIDQVIGSYRPPALDDRAQMPYTDAVIHEIQRFADLIPIGVPHMVTKDTHFRGYILPKGTEVYPILSSALHESCYFEKPDDFNPDHFLDANGVVKKNDAFLPFSIGKRICLGEGIARAELFLFFTTILQNFSVASPVAPEDIDLTPQESGVGNVPPNYWIQFLPR, from the exons ATGGAGCTCAGCGTGCTCCTTCTCTTTGCTCTGCTCACCGGACTCTTGGTCCTCCTGGCCAGAGGCCGCCCAAAGGCCCATGGCCGCCTCCCGCCTGGCCCCCGTCCTCTGCCCTTCCTGGGGAACCTTCTGCAGATGGACAGAAAAGGCCTGCTCAAATCCTTCCTGAGG TTACAACAGAAATATGGGGATGTCTTCATGGTGTACCTGGGTCCAAGGCCAGTGGTCATAATATGCGGGACAAAGGCCATTCGGGAGGCCCTGGTGGACCAGGCCGAGGTCTTCTCTGGCCGAGGGAAGATCGCCGTTGTTGACCCAATTTTCCAGGGACACG GTGTTGTCTTTGCCAATGGGGAACGTTGGAAGGCCCTTCGGCGATTCTCTCTGGCCACCATGAGGGACTTCGGGATGGGAAAGCGGAGCGTGGAGGAGCAGATTCAGGAGGAGGCTCAGTGTCTGGTGGAGGAGCTGCGGAAATCCCAGG GAGCCCTCCAGGATCCCGTCTTCTACTTCCACTCCATCACCGCCAACATCATCTGCTCCACTGTCTTTGGAAAACGCTTTGACTACAGAGATCCTGAGTTCCTGAGGCTACTGGAGTTGTTATTCCAATCTTTCGTGCTCATCAGCTCCCTGTCCAGCCAG CTGTTCGAGCTCTACTCCAGCATCCTGAAGTACTTTCCTGGATCACACAGGCAAATCTACAAAAACCTGCAGGAAATCAACGTCTTCATTGGCCGCAGTGTGGAGCAGCACCGTGAGACTCTCGACCCCAATGCCCCCCGGGATTTCATTGACTGCTACCTGCTCCGCATGGAAAAA GATAAGTCCAACCCCCAAAGCCAGTTCGATCATCAGAACCTCATCATGTCtgttctgtctctcttctttgctGGCACGGAGACAACCAGCACCACACTCCGCTATGGGTTCCTGCTCATGCTCAAAtacccccacattgcag AGAGAATCCACAAGGAGATTGACCAGGTGATTGGCTCATATCGCCCTCCAGCCCTGGATGACAGAGCCCAAATGCCATACACAGACGCAGTCATCCATGAGATTCAGAGATTTGCGGACCTCATCCCCATTGGTGTGCCCCACATGGTCACTAAAGACACTCATTTCCGAGGGTACATCCTTCCCAAG GGCACAGAAGTCTATCCCATCCTGAGCTCTGCTCTCCACGAATCGTGTTACTTTGAGAAACCAGATGACTTCAACCCTGACCACTTTCTGGATGCCAACGGGGTAGTGaagaaaaatgatgcttttttGCCCTTCTCCATAG GGAAGCGTATCTGTCTTGGCGAAGGCATCGCCCGCGCCGAATTATTCCTCTTCTTCACCACCATCCTCCAGAACTTCTCCGTGGCCAGCCCCGTGGCCCCTGAGGACATTGACCTTACTCCCCAGGAGAGTGGGGTGGGCAACGTGCCCCCAAACTATTGGATCCAGTTCCTGCCCCGTTAA